A section of the Phacochoerus africanus isolate WHEZ1 chromosome 4, ROS_Pafr_v1, whole genome shotgun sequence genome encodes:
- the LOC125125355 gene encoding translation initiation factor IF-2-like — MLAEERGGRGFAPGPLRPDPLLLPRALLDTGASVSPPSSRGLQQLPHGPSLVRWARERRAGAPPPPLPRPGARPARRPRALAPCPVQQPPAPPLVLLAAGLDVSRGPLPTNSAGTGESAAGAAGRLAGAGRDRRSPFRIEEGAPAILGPQARRFPLGYPHR, encoded by the exons ATGCTGGCTGAGGAGAGGGGCGGAAGGGGCTTTGCTCCCGGACCGCTGCGGCCGGACCCTCTCCTTTTGCCTCGGGCACTTCTCGACACTGGAGCCTCGGTGTCGCCTCCCAGCTCCCGCGGGCTGCAACAGTTACCTCACGGCCCCAGCCTGGTCCGTTGGGCGCGCGAGCGACGGGCGGGCGCTCCTCCCCCGCCGCTGCCCCGGCCGGGCGcgcgccccgcccgccgcccgcgcGCTCTCGCGCCCTGTCCTGTCCAGCAGCCACCGGCACCGCCTCTTGTTCTCCTAGCTGCTGGTCTCGACGTGAGCCGGGGACCCCTGCCCACTAATAGTGCGGGGACTGGAGAGAGCGCGGCTGGGGCTGCCGGAAGACTGGCCGGGGCTGGGAGAGACAGGCGGAGTCCTTTTCGGATAGAAGAGGGCGCGCCCGCCATCCTGGGACCCCAGGCGCGCAGGTTCCCTTTGGG GTACCCACACCGATAG